Sequence from the Deinococcus radiotolerans genome:
TCACCGCGTGGCGGGCCCGCGCGGCGGCTTACGTGGGCTGGCCTGACCTGGCCGCCGCGTTCGACCGGGCACCCACCGATCTGGCCGAGGCGCTGGCAGAGGCCCTGGGTGCCGATCCGGACGCCGTGATGGTAGAACCCGGCGCCTGGCGCTCGCAGCTGGCCCGCGCGCAGGAGGACGCCCGCCGCCGCGCTGAAACCCTGGCCGCGCAGCCCATCCCGGAGGCGCCGACGCTGCCCACCCTGAACTTCGATTTCGGTGCGCCCGCCGCCGCGCTGGCCGCGGACCCCACGCCCCTGTGGACGCCGCCCGCCCGGACCACGGCCCAGCTTCAGGCGGCGCCAAGTGTGGCGGTCGCTGCCGGACCGGCCTCCACGGCGGGTCACAGCACCCCTTCAGACCTCTCCCCTCTTTCTGCCCCGGAGGAGGTGCTGGACTGGGACGACACGCCGCTGACCACCGCACCCGCTTCCACGTTGCGGGTGGCGCCGACCTCGCCGCTGCCGCCCACGCCCCAGCGGCCCGCAGCAACCTACACGCCGGAGGTCCGGCCCGACCCGGTCGTACCTGGACTGGAGGACCTACCGCAGGGCGTGGATCCGTTCAGCGGCTGGGACGATGACGACCTGCCGTTCGGCCCGGCCTCCACGGCACCCACGCCAGCGGTCTTGCCCACTGGACCGGTGGTCGCCGCGCCCTGGGAGACGCCGCAGCCCGAACGCCGCGCGCCCACGCCGCCCCCAGCGGCACCGCTACCGCTGTTCACGGGCGAGGTCAATGCACGCCCGGTGCAGGGCGCGCTGCCGCTGGCCCGTCCGGATGAGGCGCTGCTTGATCCCATTCCCGCGGCGGCGCAGAACACCGAGGCGCTGGACATCTCAGCGCGTCAGCGGGCCGGCCTGATCGACGAGACGCTGCGGCACTTCAACCTGCAGGCCCGGGTGGTGGATTACGCGCGCGGTCCCACCGTCACCCGCTACGAGATCGAGCCGGCACCCGGCGAGAAGATCAGCCGCATCGCAGGCCTGGCCAACGACCTGGCACGTGCCCTGGCGGTGGGCGGGGTCCGCATTGAGGCGCCCGTGCCGGGCAAGAGCGTGATCGGTCTGGAAGTCCCGAACGCGGAGCGCGAGCCGATCACGTTCCATCAGGCGGCGGCCGCGCCGAGCTTCAAGGGCTCAAGGGCAAAACTGCCGATCATCCTGGGCAAGAGCATCGACGGCGAGATGATGGTCGGGGACCTCGCGAAGATGCCGCACCTGCTCGTGGCGGGCAGTACCGGCAGCGGGAAGTCGGTGTGCGTGAACACGCTGATCACCAGCCTGCTGTTCAAGTACCTGCCGACCGAACTGCGCTTCCTGATGATCGACCCGAAGATGGTGGAACTCACGCCGTACGACGGGATTCCGCATCTGGTGCGGGCGGTCGTGACGAACCCGGTGGACGCGGCGGGCGTGCTGCTGGGCGCGGTGGCGCACATGGAGCGGCGCTACAAGATGATGTCGCAGGTGGGCGCGAAGAACCTCGAGCAGTTCAACGCGAAGATGCGTCAGGTCGGGGAGCCGGAACTGCCGCACCTCGTGATCATCATCGACGAGCTGGCGGACCTGATGATCACCAGCCCCAAGGAGGTCGAGTCGGCGATCATGCGCCTGGCGCAGATGGCCCGCGCGACCGGAATGCACCTGGTGCTGGCGACGCAGCGGCCCAGCGTGGACATCCTGACCAGCCTGATCAAGGTGAACGTTCCGGCCCGCATCGCGTTCGCGGTGAGCAGCAGTCACGACAGCCGCACGATCCTGGACGCGCTGGGCGCCGAGCGCCTGACCGGCATGGGCGACATGCTGTTCTACCAGCCGGGCCTCGTGAAGCCGATCCGGTTGCAGGGGCCGTACATCAGCGAGGTGGAGTCCGCCCGCATCGCCGACGAGCTGCGCCGTCAGGTGTTCGAGGACGCGTTCGTGGAGGCGTACGGCACGGACTTCGAGGGGGGCGTGGAGGCCAGCGGGCCCAGCGGCGACAAGTCGAACATGGATTTCAGTGATCCGCTGCTGCGGCAGGCGGCGCAGATCGCCATCGAGGAGGGTCAGGGGAGCGTGTCGCGCCTGCAACGGCGCCTGTCGGTCGGGCACGCCCGCGCCGGGAAGCTCATGGACATGCTTGAGGCGATGGGCATCGTGAGTAAGCATCAGGGCAGCAAGCCGCGCGAGGTGCTGATCACGGAAGCCGATCTGGGCGAGTATTTCGGCCGGTAATTCTGGAGGTCTGCGGCCATGATCAGGACCGGGGGTTGCTTCGGTCTTCCTGGCGTCTGGGGTTCCATTCGGGCACAGTGCCTGGGTGCAGTGACGTGAATTTCGGGCACTGCGTGGACCTCACCGATACCCTGAATTGACCTGTCCCGGTCAGCCTGGACTCCGTTCAGAGGGTGGTGGACGCGCCTTCCTGCGCCGCCTCTGGACTCTCTTCCCAAGAGAAATCCGGTCATGCAAGCACGACGTCTTGTCACCCGGACTATAAACAGAGTCTAAACGTTCTGAATAAAGCATGAGAATGCCCCTAAAGATGAGGGCAATTTCATTTATTTGACCTGCAAGATTGCTTCCAAAAGTTGCTTTTCCTGGCCTCGTGGTGAAGATTGTTTGACGGAAACCCGCAGTTCAATATTCCGTTTTCCGAGGTGATCTCATGAAGAAGCACACTGGTCTGCTCACCCTGAGCCTGATGCTCGCCACGCCCGCTCTCGCCGGAGGCGCGGGTGCGCCCGCTGCCCCCATGCCCGCCGGCGCCTGCAAGTCCATCGCGCAGATCGTCACCACGGACCCCAACTTCAGCACGCTGGCCACTGCCGTGGAAGCCGCTGGCCTGACCCAGACGCTCATGAGCGGGCAGTACACGGTCTTCGCCCCCACGAACGCCGCGTTCGCCAAACTCCCCAGTGACGCACTGGCCGCCGCGCTGAACGATCCCGCCATGCTGCGCGCCATCCTGCTGTACCACGTCGTGCCCGGCAAGGTCACCGCCAAGCAGGTCATGATGATGTCCTCCGCGAAGACCGCGCAGGGCGACAGCGTCCTGATCAATAAAATGGGCAACAAGGTCATGGTGGACAACGCGACCGTCACGAAGGCCGACGTCATGGCCTGCAACGGCATCATTCACGTGATCGACACGGTGCTGATGCCCGCCATGGCCGCCGCGCCCACCCCGGCTGCCGTGACCGTGACCACCCCCGCACCTGCGCCGGCCCCCGCGCCCGCTCCGGCTCCCATGAGCACCGCGCCCGCCGCGACGGACATCATGTCCATCCCCGCCATGCCCGTCGGCATGACGACGACGACCACCACCACCACGACCACTACGGCCACCACCGATACAACCACCACGGCGACGACCGACACCACGGACACGACGGCCACCACGACCGAAACGGCCGTGGCCAGCAACACCGTGTATGACGTTCTCGTCAGCGATGAGCGCTTCAGCACCCTGCGCGACCTGCTCAGCGACGCCGGCCTGACCGACCTGCTGATCAACAATGACTTCACCGTCTTCGCGCCCACCAACGACGCCTTCGCCGCCGTTGACCCGGACACCCTGGCCCTCATCGCCAGCGACCCCGATACGCTCAAGGCCGTCCTGACCTACCATGTGGTCCAGGGCAAGGTCACCGCCGATCAGGTGGCCGCCGCCACGCAGCTGCGCAGCGAGCAGGGCGCCAGCCTCAACCTGAAACTCGACGGCACCACCCAGATGGTGAACGAGGCGATGGTGGACGGCGCGCCGCTCGAAGCCAGCAACGGCTACATCTACGCGATCAACCAGGTGCTCATCCCCGCCGATCTGGTGCTGCCCACCCCCCCCGTTGAGGATGCGGCCGCCCCTACTACACCCGCCACCGTCACGGTCGTGACGCTGACCAGCGCGCAGGCCGGAGCCAACATCACCGAGGTGCTGGCGCAGCCCCAGTTCAGCACGCTCCTGAGCCTCGTGCAGAAGGCCGGTCTGGTGGACGCCCTGATGGCCGGTGACGTCACCATCTTCGCCCCCACGAATGACGCGTTCGCCAAGGTGCCCCAGGCCACGCTGGACATGCTGATGGCGGACAACGACAAGCTCAAGCAGGTTCTGCTGTTCCACGTGGTCACCGGCCGCGTCGTGGATGACGGCCTGAATGTGGCGCAGCTGCGCTCCATGGAAGGCAGCAGCATCGACCTGATGTCCGATTCTGCCAGCACCGGGTACAAGGTTGGCGTGCGCAGCGGTGACATGATCACTGGCGGCGTCGTCAGCAGCCGCGCCGACGCGGGTAACAGTGTCATCTACCCGATCGACACGGTCCTGATTCCCCCCACCCTGAAATAAGCTTCGCATCCCATTGGGGTCCCCTGGTGACAGCGGGGCCCTTTCGGCTGTCCGGAGTCACCGGTCAGGCCTTAAAAAATTTAGGCCACGACAGAGACAATGGCCAGCGTCCAGATCCGGTCCTTAGCCCCTATCGCTGGCCTCCCGCCGGCAGAGGGCAGGGCAAGGCAGCCATCCTCCTGAACGTGTCACGTTCGTTCTGGGCTACACGGGTTGCAGGTCGGGATTTAGGTTCAGGAATTCAGTCCAGGTGGCGTGTGTTCTGGGGTACGCGTGTTCCTCTGTCCAAGTCCAGTAGGGCGTGTAGAGGCTGCGGGCGGTGATCAGTTCGTCCCGGAAGATGTGGGCGCTCAGACCCGTGCGGAGCAGACCGCTGGTGTTGAAGCGGCGCAGAACACCCGCACGGTCGTACGCCACAGACCGGAGCGTGGCGTGCCAGCCGTCTGGGCGCGCATCCAGCAGCAGGTACTGGGCGCGGGGATCCCCTGTGGCGGGTGAGCCAACCGCTCCGGTATTCAGGATGAGCGTCCCCGCGTGCTCGTGCTGGACGGGCCGGTGGATATGGGATCCGATCAGGACGCCGTACGGGTTGCCGTCCGGCGCGTGGCGCAGCTGCTCAAGGCGCGCCGGGTCGGTGCGGTCACTGAGACTTTCCCGGTAGTGGTCGCGGGTGCCGTGGGCGAGTTGCACCCGGGGCAGGCCCGGCTGGGTGAGCTCAAGGGTCATGGGCCACTGCCCGGGAATGTCGAGCAGGTCGGCCTGGTGGAGTTGGGTGGCGCTCCAGTCCGTGGCGCCCCAGAACGGATCGTCGTACCAGGTGGCGGGGAGCGTGCTGCTGCGGGCGTGCCACAGGCGCAGCAGGTCGTCGTGATTGCCGAGTGTGAAGGTGACGTCACTTCGTTCCAGCAGGGTGTGCATGACCTGCACGGAGTCAGGGCCCCGGTTCACGACGTCGCCATTGACGATCAGCTGCTCGGCGCCCTGCGTGGCCGCGTCGTGCAGCGCGGCGCTGAGGGCGTCAGCGTTTCCGTGAATGTCGGCGAGGACCGCTATTCTCATCGGGCGGCATTCTAGGTCGAGCCGGGCCGCGTGACCGGAATCCGCCGCCCAGTTCAGCGCCAGCGGTGGCCTGACAGCTGGCGCGAGCGGCGAGGACGCCGGACGAGCCGTGGGGCGGACGCACCCGGGACAGCTGAACGCCTCTTTGTCCGCGTGGAGGTCGACTCGCCTTCTCTGGCGGACCGAGCCTCATCGGGTCGGCTGCGCACCATTCAGGGTTTGACGCACGGTAAAGCGCGCCTGACTGGGAGGATCGGGCGCGCTGGTGACTGTGCTGTGGCCGGTCAGTTGCGGAAGATGACCTCTTCCCGGTTGAAGGAGCGCAGGGCCAGCAGGCTGAAGACGGTGGTGGCGGCGAGGTTGCCCAGCATGGCCAGCGCGGCGGTCGCGGGTTCGCCGCTGCCTTTAACGGTCTCCAGGATGGCGAGCATCCCGCCGATCAGGGGCGTGGCGTGCAGGGCCGGGCCGACCGTGAGGAAGTCCGCGAATTGCAGCATCACGGCGGGCAGGACCACCACGAGGTTGATCGGGGCGACATAGGTCTGCGCTTCCTTGAACGTGCGGGCGTAGATGCCGATCAGGATCATGAGGCTGCTGATGAGCAGGGCGGTGGTGACGGCAATGCCCAGCAGGGTCAGGATGCCCGCAGGGCTCAGCGTCAGCTGGCCGCCCATGGCCTGGGTGATGCTGGCGGTGTCGCCGGGGTTGCTGCGCTGGTAGGCGCGCATGACGGCGCCGCTGAGGAGGAAACCGACGACGCTGAAGGCGGCGCTGGTCAGGGCGGTCGTGGCGGTGGCGAGCAGTTTGCCAGCGACGATCTCGGCGCGGCGGACGGGCGCGACGAGCAGGCTTTCGAGAGTGCCGCGTTCCTTCTCTCCGGCGGTGGCGTCCAGCGCGGTGGCCAGGGCGCCGGCCAGGATGAACTGCATCATCAGCATGGGGATCAGGAAGGCCAGCTGACCGCTGCGTTGTTCCTGCGCGCTGCTGGCGTCCACGGGTTCAATGCGGACGGGTTCGAGGGTGTCGGCGTTCAGGCCCAGGGTACCGAGGCGCTGCACGGTCAGCTGGCGGTTGTACGCCTGGATGACGTCCTGCACCTTGCTGTAGGCGCCCGTCTGGGCGCGCAGGCTGCTCAGTTTGGCGTACAGCTTCAGGGTACCGGTGCCGTTGCCAGCCTGGGTGGGCAGGGGCCCGGTGGCCTGGATGGCGGCGTCCACGGTGCCGTCCTGCACGGCGTTCATGGGGTCGGTGACGGGCACGAGGTCCACGCCGGCGCGCGTGACGGTTCCGTTGGGGAGTGTCTCGTCGGTGCTCAGGGCGGCGCGTAGCGGTTCGGGCAGCGGGCCGACCACGCCGAGCTGCTGCCGGGTCTGCTGCTGACCGCCGATCAGGTTGCCCATCAGGAGGGGCAGGCCCAGGGTGAACAGGGGAATGAGGATCAGGGGCATGAGGATGGTGGCGCGCAGGGTCCGGCGGTCACGGAGGGTGGCCAGGAGGTCGCGGGCAGCAATCTGCCAGACCAGCGCGGGGCGCAGGCCGGATCGGCGGTCGGCGGTGGGTTCAGCGGGCATGGGGGGCCTCCGGGCGGACCAGGGCGAAGAAGGCGCGTTCAAGGCTGCCCGTGCCGGTGCGTTCCAGCACGTCCGGGATGGTGCTGACATTCAGGAGTTCACCCTGGTGCAGGATGGCGACGCGGTCGCAGACTTCTTCGACCTCGCTCATGACGTGCGTGGAGTACAGGGTAAGGCGGCCGGGCGCGCGGGTGGCGTGCACGAAGTCCAGCAGGGTGCGCCGGGCGAAGATGTCCAGGCCGCTGGCGGCCTCGTCGAGGATCAGGACGGGTGGGTCGTGGATGACGGCGCGGGCGATCACGACCTTCTGTTTCATGCCGGTGGAGTACTCGCCGGCGCGGACGTCCAGGGTACGGCCAAGTTCGAGGCGGTCGTCCAGTTCGCTGATGCGCGCGTCGGCCTGCGCGCGGCTCAGGCCGTACAGCGTGGCGAAGGAGCGCAGGACTTCACGGCCGGTCAAGCGGGCGGGGAGGCCCATGCCGCCGTTCACGACACCGACGGAGCGGCGGACGGCTTCTGGGTCGCGCAGGATGTCATGGCCGTTCAGGGTGGCGGTGCCGCCCGTGGGGCGCAGCAGCGTGGCCAGGATGCGCAGGAGGGTGGTCTTCCCGGCGCCGTTCGGGCCGAGCAGGCCGAAGACCTCGCCGTCGTGGGCGGTCATGGTGACGCTGTGCAGAGCCTGGAAGGAGCCGTAGGTCTTGGTGAGGTGCTGGATGCTGAGCATGGGTCTCCTGGGGCCCCCATCTGGGGGCATGTCCGTGCATACGTGGTCCGGAAGCGTGGCGTTCCGCAGTGTGCATGTCCCGGAAGCCTGAAACGATCCAGCTGGACTGGTGAGAGACGTGTGATGGGCGCAAGAAACCTCACCGGCACGGCATTTTGCGTTCGGGGTCACAGGACGTGCATGAAAAACAAGCCCCCGATTGCTCATGCAAGATGAGAGAAAATCTGTAACAATAGGAAAGTTGCGCTCAAGGCCGACTGCGGCCTCAAAGTTGCACTGCGTCCAAGTCGAGTTCAGTCGTTCACCCGCTCAGATCTCGCTCCACTACGCCCACCGGACCCGCCCACCCAGGGCCGGGCCCGCCCCCGAACCGCCACAGTTCCGCGCCGTGCCCGCACAGGCCAGCGGCGCCCCGGAGGCCCGAATGTTCAATCCCCCTACCCTTGAAGACCTGCAGGAAACCCGCCGCGCCAACGAGAAGCTGGTGCTCAAGGCGCTGGAAAGCAAGCCCGAATGGGTCGAAACTGAACTGGCCAAGACCACCAGCCTCGCCCTGAGCCACCTGCGCGCCGCGCTGGCCAGCCTGCTCGACCAGGGCCGCGTGCGCCGCCTCCCCGGTACGGGCACCCGCGCCGTGTACGGCCTGGCTGACCCCGGCCTGGCGGACGTGCCCGCCACACCCCTGACCAGTGACGCGAAGAAAGTGCGTGACTACCTGGAAGGCCGCGCCGACAGCGCCCTGTACATGAGTGACCAGCTTCGCATGACCCGCGAGGACGTCATGGCCGCCCTGAGCCTCCTGAACGCGCACGGCATGATCACCTGCACCTTCGTGGGCAGCCTCGTGATCTTCCGCCTGAAAGAAACCCAGGCGCTCGGCCAGGACGGCGCCGCGCCCGAGAAGACCGGCCGCAAGAAAGCCGTCGCCTGATCCAGGCCCGCTCTGCCCCCGCCCCGGCGGGGGTTTTTTGGTGCCTGCCGCCCGCACGGCTGAGCAACCTGACGGAGCCTTCATGGAGTCTCTGGTATCCTGCCGAGCATGAAGCTTGTGCTGGCTGTGATTCAGGACGCCGACGCGACCGCCCTGGTCCGCGTGCTGTCCCAGAACGCCTTCGAGGTCACGAAGCTCGCCAGCACCGGCGGCTTCCTGCGTGAAGGCAACACCACCCTGATGATCGGCGTGCAGGATGAACGCCTGGACGAACTGAAACGGCACGTGCAGCGCACCTGCCGCACCCGCACCCGCCTGGTCGCCCCCAGCGTCCCGATGGGCGAGCAGAACGAGGGCCTCGTGAACGACCCGGTCGAGGTGCCCGTGGGCGGCGCCGTCATGTTCGTGATGGGCGTGCAGGAATTCGTCAAGGTCTGAGCGCAGCAGAAAGCCGGAGGGGGCGGGTTCCCGCCTGACCTCCGGCTTTCTGCTGCGCCAACGGCATGGGGCTGTGCGTTCGCTGAACACACTAGCGGCCTCCATACGGTTGACCCGGCGTCCACCCCGGACAATGGGTGTGCTGCGCCCTCCAGCACGGGCTTACCGACCGGTTGGTTCGGGATGATTGACTGGAAGGCTCTCCGCTAGAGTACCGGGCGCTGCCCCACCTGACGCCGCGACAGGTGCGGCTTTCTCCCCATTCGATCCGCGCGCCAGGCCAGGCGCGCCCCCACCTCTGCAAGGAGCCCCACCACCGTGACCCGACCCAGCGCACCCGTCCTGACCCCTGACCCCACCAACCGCGACTCCGCGTTCCTGAAGACCATGCGCGGCGAGGCCGCCCCGCACACCCCGGTGTGGTTCATGCGGCAGGCCGGGCGCTACATGCCCGAGTACCGCGCGCTGCGCGCCGGGCGCAGCATGCTGGAGTGCATCCGCACGCCGGAACTGGCCGCAGAGATCACCCTGCAACCCATCAAGGCCATGCCGATGGACGCCGCGATCCTCTTCAACGACATCCTGACGCCGCTGCCCGTCATGGGCCTGGACCTGGACTTCGTGGGGGGCGTGGGCCCGCAGATCAGCAACCGCATCGAGACGCCCTTCGACGTGGACCGCCTGGGCGTGCCCGCCGCCGCGGAGGTCATGCCGTACACCGCCGAGTCGATCAAGCTCGTGCGGCAGGAACTCGACCCGCGCGGCGTGCCGCTGATCGGTTTCGTGGGCGCGCCGTTCACGCTGGCCAGCTACGCGATCGAGGGCAAGGGCAGCCGCAACTATGAGCGCACCAAGCGCTTCATGTACGGCGAGCCCGCCGCGTGGCACCGCCTGATGGACAAGTTCGAGACGATCCTCGCGGACTACCTGGCCGAGCAGGTCAAGGCGGGCGCGCAGGCCGTGCAGATCTTCGACTCGTGGGTGGGCGCGCTGAGCATCTACGACTACGTGACGTTCGTGAAGCCCGCCACGGGCCGCCTGATCGAACGCACCAAGAAACTGGGCGTGCCCGTCATCTACTTCGGGACCAGCACCCACCACCTCCTGCCCCAGATGTCCTCGCTGGGCAGCGACGTCATGGGCATCGACTGGCGCACGCCCCTGAACGACGCCTGGAAGCTCATCCAGCCCGGCCAGGGCGTGCAGGGGAACCTCGACCCGCTGCTGCTGCAGGGCCCCTGGCGTGAACTGAAGCACCAGACCGACCGCATCCTGGCCGAGGTGGACGGCCGCCCCGGGCACATCTTCAACGTGGGGCACGGCCTGCTGCCCGAGACGCCCGTGGACATGGTCCGCCGCCTCGTGGACTACGTGCACGAGCAGACCGCGAAGTAACCCCCGAGCAGGGATAGCAGCGACCGCACCGGACCCCACCCCGATTCCCCCCTGTGACCTGAAAGGAGCGACATGACCGATTCCACCCACCAAGGAGCGCCGCTGGGCGTGCTGTTCATGGCCTACGGCGGCCCCGAGAGCCTGGAGGACATGCCCGGGTACCTCGCGGACATCCGCGCCGGGCGCGTGACGACGCAGGCCGTGCTGGACGAGATCACAAACAATTACCGCCAGATCGGCGGGAAGAGCCCCCTGCCGGAGTTCACCCGCGCGCAGGTCGAGGCGACCATGCAGGAACTCCAGGCGCGCGTGCAGCGGCCCCTGAAGGCGTACATCGGCATGCGCCACTGGAACCCCTGGATCGAGGACGCCGTGCGCGAGATGCTCGACGACGGCATCACGCAGGCCGTGGCGATCGTGCTGGCCCCGCACTACTCGAGCATGAGCGTCGCGAAGTACCAGAAGAAGATCAAGGCGGGCCTGAGCATGAATCACGGCCACATCGACTTCGAGTTCGTGAACGAGTACCACACCGAAAGCGGGTACGTGACGGCCCTGGCCAACCGCGTCCGCGAGGGCATCGAGGCGTTCCCGGAAGGCGAGCGGGACGACGTGCACGTGATCCTCAGCGCGCACAGCCTGCCCGTGCGGATCCTGCGCGAGGGTGACCCCTACGCCGACCAGCTGCACGAGTCCGCGCGCCTGATCGCCGCCGCCGCCGGACTGCGCGACGACCAGTGGTCCTGGAGCTACCAGTCGGCCGGGCGCAGCCCCGAGCCCTGGCTGGGGCCGCAACTCGACGAGCACATGCACGACCTGTCCGGCAAGGGCATCAAGAAAGTGGTCAGCGTGCCGGTGGGCTTCGTGTCCGACCACGTGGAGATCCTTTTCGACATCGACATCGCCGCGCAGGAGACGGCCGCCGAACTCGGCATGACCCTGGTGCGCCCCCCGGCCCTGAACACCGACCCGCTGTTCATCGGGACGCTCGCCAGCGTGCTGGAACGCAAGGTGGCCGCGCTGTCATGACCGACGCCGCAGTGAAGGACGGCGCAGCCCTGAGTGGTACAGGGGCGGGCGGTGAGCTGCCCGTGATCATCGTGGGGGGCGGCATCACCGGCCTGAGCGCCGCCTGGGAACTCCAGACGCGCGGCGTGCCGTTCGTGCTGCTCGAAGCCGGGGATTACCTGGGCGGGAAACTGCACTCCGAACGCACCGAGGACGGCTTCCTCGTCGAGCGGGCCGCCGACGCGTTCATCCTAGGTAAACCCTATGCGGCGCAGCTGACGCGCGAGGTGGGCCTGGAGGCTCAGGTGATCCACCCGCGCGAGGACACGAAGAAGATCTACTTCCTGCGCGGCGGGCAGCTCCTGCCGTTCCCGCCGAACATGAAGATGTTCGTGCCGCTGGACGACGACTCGTTCCTGCAGAGTGGCGTGCTGTCCCCCGAGGGTCTGCGCCGCTACCTGGACGAGCAGCACGTGCCGCCCAAGCCCCCGACCGACGAGGACGAGTCCCTTGCGTCGTTCCTCACGCGGCGCTTCGGGCCGGAAAGCCTGAACTTCATCGTGCCGCTCGCCGCCGGGA
This genomic interval carries:
- a CDS encoding DNA translocase FtsK; amino-acid sequence: MAKARSRGAAPVSRFDGEALGLVLFALGIFLGVTVFMEPAQPGSESIMGQARALLVGWLGWAATLLPVVPVAYGTLVFLNRDVGNLSRRVLGGAVVVLSLLALHEVAQPGQAGQLAALTMAPLVGALSYAAALLPLLTLTLGVEVMLRLAPLSLLKGFFRGLSVLLGGGAAQVQGVIESRQEGRDAARARVGARQGLANLLREVEGLRRLYPQAPELAGLHDELRGASREVRALDEAGLKNLDKELVAWREVARTFVGNAARDLRAEVGAEAPEAGAQVEAVANEIRAGRHDLSAELPSTLASAALERLRRALVLEVQRLAQRAGRLERERKAAEKGLGKPDAALLARELPAHTARAREWAELTEEFTAWRARAAAYVGWPDLAAAFDRAPTDLAEALAEALGADPDAVMVEPGAWRSQLARAQEDARRRAETLAAQPIPEAPTLPTLNFDFGAPAAALAADPTPLWTPPARTTAQLQAAPSVAVAAGPASTAGHSTPSDLSPLSAPEEVLDWDDTPLTTAPASTLRVAPTSPLPPTPQRPAATYTPEVRPDPVVPGLEDLPQGVDPFSGWDDDDLPFGPASTAPTPAVLPTGPVVAAPWETPQPERRAPTPPPAAPLPLFTGEVNARPVQGALPLARPDEALLDPIPAAAQNTEALDISARQRAGLIDETLRHFNLQARVVDYARGPTVTRYEIEPAPGEKISRIAGLANDLARALAVGGVRIEAPVPGKSVIGLEVPNAEREPITFHQAAAAPSFKGSRAKLPIILGKSIDGEMMVGDLAKMPHLLVAGSTGSGKSVCVNTLITSLLFKYLPTELRFLMIDPKMVELTPYDGIPHLVRAVVTNPVDAAGVLLGAVAHMERRYKMMSQVGAKNLEQFNAKMRQVGEPELPHLVIIIDELADLMITSPKEVESAIMRLAQMARATGMHLVLATQRPSVDILTSLIKVNVPARIAFAVSSSHDSRTILDALGAERLTGMGDMLFYQPGLVKPIRLQGPYISEVESARIADELRRQVFEDAFVEAYGTDFEGGVEASGPSGDKSNMDFSDPLLRQAAQIAIEEGQGSVSRLQRRLSVGHARAGKLMDMLEAMGIVSKHQGSKPREVLITEADLGEYFGR
- a CDS encoding fasciclin domain-containing protein — encoded protein: MKKHTGLLTLSLMLATPALAGGAGAPAAPMPAGACKSIAQIVTTDPNFSTLATAVEAAGLTQTLMSGQYTVFAPTNAAFAKLPSDALAAALNDPAMLRAILLYHVVPGKVTAKQVMMMSSAKTAQGDSVLINKMGNKVMVDNATVTKADVMACNGIIHVIDTVLMPAMAAAPTPAAVTVTTPAPAPAPAPAPAPMSTAPAATDIMSIPAMPVGMTTTTTTTTTTTATTDTTTTATTDTTDTTATTTETAVASNTVYDVLVSDERFSTLRDLLSDAGLTDLLINNDFTVFAPTNDAFAAVDPDTLALIASDPDTLKAVLTYHVVQGKVTADQVAAATQLRSEQGASLNLKLDGTTQMVNEAMVDGAPLEASNGYIYAINQVLIPADLVLPTPPVEDAAAPTTPATVTVVTLTSAQAGANITEVLAQPQFSTLLSLVQKAGLVDALMAGDVTIFAPTNDAFAKVPQATLDMLMADNDKLKQVLLFHVVTGRVVDDGLNVAQLRSMEGSSIDLMSDSASTGYKVGVRSGDMITGGVVSSRADAGNSVIYPIDTVLIPPTLK
- a CDS encoding metallophosphoesterase family protein, whose protein sequence is MRIAVLADIHGNADALSAALHDAATQGAEQLIVNGDVVNRGPDSVQVMHTLLERSDVTFTLGNHDDLLRLWHARSSTLPATWYDDPFWGATDWSATQLHQADLLDIPGQWPMTLELTQPGLPRVQLAHGTRDHYRESLSDRTDPARLEQLRHAPDGNPYGVLIGSHIHRPVQHEHAGTLILNTGAVGSPATGDPRAQYLLLDARPDGWHATLRSVAYDRAGVLRRFNTSGLLRTGLSAHIFRDELITARSLYTPYWTWTEEHAYPRTHATWTEFLNLNPDLQPV
- a CDS encoding ABC transporter permease, which gives rise to MPAEPTADRRSGLRPALVWQIAARDLLATLRDRRTLRATILMPLILIPLFTLGLPLLMGNLIGGQQQTRQQLGVVGPLPEPLRAALSTDETLPNGTVTRAGVDLVPVTDPMNAVQDGTVDAAIQATGPLPTQAGNGTGTLKLYAKLSSLRAQTGAYSKVQDVIQAYNRQLTVQRLGTLGLNADTLEPVRIEPVDASSAQEQRSGQLAFLIPMLMMQFILAGALATALDATAGEKERGTLESLLVAPVRRAEIVAGKLLATATTALTSAAFSVVGFLLSGAVMRAYQRSNPGDTASITQAMGGQLTLSPAGILTLLGIAVTTALLISSLMILIGIYARTFKEAQTYVAPINLVVVLPAVMLQFADFLTVGPALHATPLIGGMLAILETVKGSGEPATAALAMLGNLAATTVFSLLALRSFNREEVIFRN
- a CDS encoding ABC transporter ATP-binding protein, which codes for MLSIQHLTKTYGSFQALHSVTMTAHDGEVFGLLGPNGAGKTTLLRILATLLRPTGGTATLNGHDILRDPEAVRRSVGVVNGGMGLPARLTGREVLRSFATLYGLSRAQADARISELDDRLELGRTLDVRAGEYSTGMKQKVVIARAVIHDPPVLILDEAASGLDIFARRTLLDFVHATRAPGRLTLYSTHVMSEVEEVCDRVAILHQGELLNVSTIPDVLERTGTGSLERAFFALVRPEAPHAR
- a CDS encoding transcriptional regulator, whose translation is MFNPPTLEDLQETRRANEKLVLKALESKPEWVETELAKTTSLALSHLRAALASLLDQGRVRRLPGTGTRAVYGLADPGLADVPATPLTSDAKKVRDYLEGRADSALYMSDQLRMTREDVMAALSLLNAHGMITCTFVGSLVIFRLKETQALGQDGAAPEKTGRKKAVA
- a CDS encoding cyclic-di-AMP receptor; the protein is MKLVLAVIQDADATALVRVLSQNAFEVTKLASTGGFLREGNTTLMIGVQDERLDELKRHVQRTCRTRTRLVAPSVPMGEQNEGLVNDPVEVPVGGAVMFVMGVQEFVKV
- the hemE gene encoding uroporphyrinogen decarboxylase codes for the protein MTRPSAPVLTPDPTNRDSAFLKTMRGEAAPHTPVWFMRQAGRYMPEYRALRAGRSMLECIRTPELAAEITLQPIKAMPMDAAILFNDILTPLPVMGLDLDFVGGVGPQISNRIETPFDVDRLGVPAAAEVMPYTAESIKLVRQELDPRGVPLIGFVGAPFTLASYAIEGKGSRNYERTKRFMYGEPAAWHRLMDKFETILADYLAEQVKAGAQAVQIFDSWVGALSIYDYVTFVKPATGRLIERTKKLGVPVIYFGTSTHHLLPQMSSLGSDVMGIDWRTPLNDAWKLIQPGQGVQGNLDPLLLQGPWRELKHQTDRILAEVDGRPGHIFNVGHGLLPETPVDMVRRLVDYVHEQTAK